A window from Lactiplantibacillus pentosus encodes these proteins:
- a CDS encoding type I 3-dehydroquinate dehydratase: MMMKAGIILKEVTIGELALTTGMPKIGVVLAGATREDLIRKAGQILTSAAQIVVWRLNPYQELDNRAELVNTASQLQQVLGTIPLVATFTMAADADELAEHYQTYQTLVNNRSVAAVDVDIAMVNQPDFMTLTQQMRANQIRLITSQTVTRASTTELVTTYQTLAATGADVVRVTVESQDAQDVLALMAATEQAHRQLAVPVIATASGKMGRYNGICGQLTGSAVTFGHVGRVGDQNQLTVSQIKQALQILVPIEGA; this comes from the coding sequence ATGATGATGAAAGCAGGAATAATCTTGAAAGAAGTTACGATTGGTGAGTTAGCGTTAACGACAGGCATGCCGAAAATTGGCGTAGTCCTGGCGGGTGCGACGCGGGAGGACTTGATTCGCAAGGCGGGGCAGATTTTGACATCGGCCGCGCAAATCGTGGTGTGGCGATTGAATCCATATCAAGAGTTAGATAATCGGGCGGAACTCGTCAATACCGCCTCCCAATTGCAACAAGTTTTAGGGACGATTCCGTTGGTGGCGACGTTTACGATGGCAGCGGACGCGGATGAATTGGCTGAACATTATCAGACTTATCAAACGCTGGTCAATAATCGGAGCGTGGCAGCCGTCGACGTCGACATTGCGATGGTCAACCAACCTGATTTTATGACGCTGACTCAGCAGATGCGGGCCAACCAGATTCGTTTGATTACTAGCCAGACGGTAACGCGCGCATCGACTACGGAATTAGTGACGACTTATCAAACATTGGCGGCCACTGGTGCGGATGTCGTCCGCGTCACCGTTGAAAGTCAGGATGCGCAGGACGTTTTGGCTTTGATGGCAGCGACTGAACAAGCGCATCGCCAGTTGGCCGTACCCGTGATTGCCACGGCGAGCGGGAAAATGGGCCGTTACAACGGCATCTGTGGCCAGTTGACGGGTTCAGCGGTGACATTTGGACACGTCGGGCGCGTCGGTGACCAGAATCAGTTGACGGTCAGTCAAATCAAACAAGCATTACAGATACTAGTCCCAATTGAAGGAGCGTGA